In the Malaclemys terrapin pileata isolate rMalTer1 chromosome 12, rMalTer1.hap1, whole genome shotgun sequence genome, one interval contains:
- the LOC128845885 gene encoding LOW QUALITY PROTEIN: olfactory receptor 10A4-like (The sequence of the model RefSeq protein was modified relative to this genomic sequence to represent the inferred CDS: deleted 1 base in 1 codon), with the protein MIYSESNPGGNQTISDVFILVGFSNLNKLQIVLFLVLLVTYLVALMGNLLVILLIKLNPSLHTPMYFFLVNLSFLEICYTTSVVPQLLIHLLVEQKTITIAGCAAQMYVITIMGLTECCLLAAMAYDRYVAICHPLSYKTIMSGRACAHLVGASWIIGISVEVAQITWIFSLPFCGSNLIHHFFCDILPVLRMACTDTSKNEIMVFTVSVLFIIGPFLLIILSYICIISTIFMLPSEEGRNKAFSTCSSHLMVVTLFYGMALITYLGLKSSFTLESDQMLSLMNTIVGPVLNPIIYTLRNKNVKGAFRKTVEKSIFHTARENRE; encoded by the exons ATGATCTATTCTGAGAGCAACCCAGGAGGGAACCAGACCATCTCTGATGTATTCATCCTGGTGGGGTTTTCAAACCTTAACAAGCTGCAAATCGTTCTGTTTCTGGTGCTTCTGGTCACCTACCTGGTAGCCCTGATGGGGAACTTGCTTGTTATCCTCCTTATAAAGCTAAACCCCTcactccacacccccatgtatttcttcctggtGAACCTGTCATTCTTGGAAATCTGCTACACCACGAGTGTGGTCCCTCAGTTGCTGATTCACCTCCTGGTGGAGCAAAAGACCATCACCATTGCGGGCTGCGCTGCCCAGATGTATGTCATCACCATCATGGGCCTGACGGAATGCTGCCTCCTAGCAGCCATGGCGTATGACCGTTACGTGGCCATATGTCACCCCTTGAGCTACAAAACTATCATGAGTGGCCGGGCATGTGCACATCTTGTGGGTGCTTCATGGATCATTGGCATCTCAGTGGAAGTAGCTCAGATCACTTGGATCTTCAGCCTGCCTTTCTGTGGCTCCAACCTCATCCACCACTTCTTCTGTGACATCCTACCAGTGTTGAGGATGGCATGCACGGATACATCCAAAAATGAGATTATGGTCTTCACTGTGTCGGTGCTGTTCATCATAGGCCCTTTTTTATTGATAATCCTGTCTTACATCTGCATTATTTCCACCATCTTCATGCTGCCATCAGAGGAGGGAAGgaataaagccttctccacctgctcctcccacctcatggTGGTGACTTTGTTCTATGGAATGGCTCTTATCACTTACCTGGGGCTCAAATCTAGCTTCACCCTGGAGAGTGATCAAATGCTTTCACTCATGAACACAATTGTGGGACCAGTGTTGAACCCCATAATATACACTCTGAGGAACAAAAACGTGAAGGGAGCCTTTAGAAAAACAGTAGAGAAGAGCATC TTTCACACAGCCAGAGAAAACAGGGAATGA